In Cloacibacterium caeni, a single window of DNA contains:
- the uvrC gene encoding excinuclease ABC subunit UvrC, with protein MNSNLELQLKTLPSEPGVYRYYDKNGQLLYVGKAKNLKKRVLSYFNKNQNGYRTRIMVSKIVRLETTVVNSEYDALLLENNLIKEHQPFYNVMLKDDKTYPWICIKNENFPRVFLTRTIIKDGSEYYGPYAKVRPAKILLETIKNLYKIRSCNLDLAPKKIEDGKYKVCLEYHIKNCKGPCEGLESLENYDEKIDAIRGIIKGDFRKARKYLEDEMFRFAANLEFEAAQNVKERLDILEDYQARNTVVNPNIDDVDVFGMTSDETAAYVNFFKIRNGNIVQSFTTEIKKMLEETDEEILEEALIEIRQKFASESKEILLPFHLNIEIPNIKLIVPKVGDKKRIVELSEKNAKEYRLEKLKQVQIVDPERHTNRIMAEMQKLLRMPVEPRHIEGFDNSNIQGSNPVSACVVFKDGKPSKSDYRIFHVKTVEGPNDFATMEEVIYRRYKRMLDEGENLPQLILIDGGKGQLSSAVKSLKLLGLYGKITIVGIAKRLEEIFFPEDPIPLYLDKKSETLKILQRVRDEAHRFGVKHHRTRRTNNTIKSELEEIPGVGEKTIELLLKKLKSVKRVKEANLETLEEILGKQKGKIVWEFFNQ; from the coding sequence ATGAATTCAAATCTCGAACTTCAACTCAAAACACTTCCTTCAGAACCCGGAGTTTACCGTTATTACGATAAAAACGGACAACTTTTGTATGTAGGAAAAGCCAAAAATTTGAAGAAAAGAGTACTTTCTTATTTCAACAAAAATCAAAACGGTTACAGAACCAGAATTATGGTTTCTAAAATCGTACGATTAGAAACAACCGTTGTAAACTCTGAATATGACGCACTTTTACTGGAAAATAATCTGATAAAAGAACATCAGCCGTTTTACAATGTCATGTTGAAGGACGACAAAACCTATCCTTGGATTTGTATTAAAAACGAAAATTTCCCGCGTGTTTTTTTGACCAGAACCATAATCAAAGATGGAAGTGAATATTACGGACCTTATGCTAAAGTTCGTCCTGCCAAAATTTTGTTGGAAACGATTAAAAATTTGTATAAAATTCGTTCGTGTAATTTAGATTTGGCACCAAAAAAAATTGAAGACGGAAAATATAAAGTTTGCTTAGAATATCACATCAAAAATTGCAAAGGTCCTTGTGAAGGCTTAGAAAGTCTGGAAAATTATGATGAAAAAATAGATGCCATCCGTGGAATTATCAAAGGAGATTTCCGAAAAGCGAGGAAATATTTAGAAGACGAAATGTTTCGTTTTGCTGCCAATTTAGAGTTTGAAGCAGCACAAAATGTAAAAGAAAGATTAGATATTTTAGAAGATTACCAAGCAAGAAATACGGTTGTCAATCCAAACATAGATGATGTAGATGTTTTCGGAATGACGAGTGATGAAACCGCAGCTTATGTGAATTTCTTTAAAATCAGAAACGGAAATATTGTCCAAAGTTTCACTACTGAAATCAAAAAAATGCTGGAAGAAACCGATGAAGAAATTTTGGAAGAAGCACTCATAGAAATCCGACAAAAATTCGCTTCTGAATCTAAGGAAATATTGCTTCCTTTTCATTTAAATATAGAAATTCCGAATATAAAACTCATCGTTCCGAAAGTGGGTGACAAGAAACGAATTGTAGAACTTTCTGAAAAAAACGCCAAAGAATACAGACTGGAAAAACTGAAACAAGTTCAAATTGTAGATCCAGAAAGACACACCAACAGAATTATGGCAGAAATGCAAAAACTTTTGCGAATGCCAGTAGAACCAAGACATATAGAAGGTTTTGACAACTCCAATATTCAAGGAAGTAATCCTGTTTCTGCTTGTGTTGTTTTCAAAGATGGAAAACCTAGTAAATCTGATTATAGAATTTTCCATGTAAAAACAGTAGAAGGACCGAATGATTTTGCGACGATGGAAGAAGTGATTTACAGACGTTACAAAAGAATGCTCGATGAAGGTGAAAATCTTCCGCAATTGATTTTGATTGACGGTGGAAAAGGTCAACTTTCGTCTGCGGTGAAAAGCTTGAAATTATTAGGTTTGTACGGAAAAATAACCATTGTAGGAATTGCAAAACGTTTGGAAGAAATTTTCTTTCCAGAAGATCCAATTCCGTTATACTTAGACAAAAAATCTGAAACGCTGAAAATTTTGCAAAGAGTTCGTGACGAAGCACACCGTTTTGGGGTGAAGCATCACAGAACGCGCAGAACCAACAATACCATAAAATCTGAATTAGAAGAAATTCCTGGAGTGGGCGAAAAAACCATAGAATTGCTTCTAAAAAAACTAAAATCTGTAAAACGCGTAAAAGAAGCCAACCTAGAAACTCTGGAAGAAATTCTTGGGAAGCAGAAAGGGAAAATTGTTTGGGAGTTTTTTAATCAATAA
- a CDS encoding TonB-dependent receptor — MKKLFFLLALSFVQMNFAQENNLRKIISNNSQNVKIRDNKNFQNVLYVINGMPTFSDCFAINVQNIESINVLKGERATELYGYRAKNGVLIFITKPESKLLNLRNFYTEYNISKANQFLPIVLNKHFVDKKKYLLLDKSAIISVKILEEQPFVEPVLLPKGKAIYIEAIEMK; from the coding sequence ATGAAAAAATTATTTTTTCTCCTTGCTTTGTCTTTTGTTCAAATGAATTTTGCTCAAGAAAATAACCTCAGAAAAATTATTTCTAACAACTCTCAGAATGTAAAAATCCGAGATAACAAAAACTTCCAAAATGTTCTATATGTGATTAACGGAATGCCAACTTTTTCTGATTGCTTTGCAATTAATGTTCAAAATATCGAAAGTATTAATGTTTTAAAAGGAGAAAGGGCAACGGAATTATATGGTTATAGAGCAAAAAATGGAGTTTTAATCTTTATAACTAAACCTGAATCTAAACTATTAAATCTCCGAAATTTTTACACTGAATATAACATTTCAAAAGCCAACCAATTCTTGCCAATTGTGCTCAACAAACATTTCGTAGATAAAAAAAAATATCTTTTGCTTGATAAATCTGCCATCATTTCTGTGAAAATTTTGGAGGAACAACCGTTTGTAGAACCTGTTCTCTTACCAAAAGGAAAAGCAATTTATATTGAAGCAATAGAAATGAAATAG
- a CDS encoding UvrD-helicase domain-containing protein yields MKPYIAINASAGSGKTYTLVQRVLMICLENPYQKDAIRYILALTFTNKAANEMKERILSWLKEFTQENYTENDKLLGIQQNFEEQGKKITLDDLHQRSQKVLDYILHNYSTLNIGTIDKFNAKLVRSFSYELGLAQNFNLEIQPEPFLIEAVDQMLNKIGEDEQISEAFLDYVNYSLDQNERVNINKTLLDSAKEFVNDKHYHWLEENKDFDWKAYENTKNNIRTEIRELKENSKKIAQDSLDLIKNNGLEIEDFSQGANGIGGFFKKIIEFTSGKRDFPFPVNEENFLNNAAKGASGKGKNKESEIFGILETLIENRRKIIQNYILGEKKEKILRALLPLKVNKEIQDQLQLIEDENDLVLLSKFNVLINENLRNEPSAFIYEKVGTQFHHYFFDEFQDTSALQWMNFLPLRDHNIATENSSFTLVGDPKQSIYRFRGGNAEIMLDIINKKDFSPIKVEIETLQQNFRSAKNIVKFNNELYHFYGSYLNEEHAKLFGKDAEQSAFSGKEGRVKVHFLENDLKEIYYQDCTEKMQQDLQECINNGFELSDITILCRGNNDIFNFSKLLGNLKVNYKGEETYIKTISEKGLTLELSGTLRALIQFLYWETFPKNRRFLVKMMYELAKSGRITMQDFSVEMKQILDIENKKDIETFIKEKYGVSLKQEDFPHLNLYNFIEYYIHEFSVKDKETDFLLNFLELLYNYTQNAGATLKDFLQFWEEEGKNTSIQASENIDAIQLMTIHKAKGLEFPVVFLPMENAHKDSKIQDWFSLEENTALKSVNIGGFDKKLQTYDDQISEFNKENAYKNFIDRLCLQYVATTRPVEQLFLYVQKPTTDKNGNENPSNIEIYDFLKSKNVENLDSFDVFKIDENSLKKQSKKEEKQHISQQITSLTQKHEKSANITIATPSKNYQERNEKVRKGIFTHEILAKINDKNDIEKVLKSYLLEGLITKTEKSEIADRIFEIIEKYPKYFTENQEVLSERELMIEGKTYRPDRMVKIDNAWFIIDFKTGNPSENHQKQIDLYQKAMENLGRKIGGAELIYL; encoded by the coding sequence ATGAAACCATACATCGCCATCAATGCTTCTGCCGGTTCTGGTAAAACTTACACTTTGGTACAAAGAGTGTTGATGATTTGCCTTGAAAATCCATATCAAAAAGACGCTATTCGTTATATATTAGCGCTCACTTTTACCAATAAAGCAGCCAACGAAATGAAGGAAAGAATTCTTTCTTGGCTCAAAGAATTTACCCAAGAAAACTACACCGAAAACGATAAATTACTCGGAATTCAGCAGAATTTTGAAGAACAAGGCAAGAAAATTACCTTAGACGATTTACATCAACGTTCGCAAAAAGTGCTTGATTATATTTTGCACAATTACTCTACTTTAAACATCGGAACGATTGATAAATTCAACGCAAAATTGGTGAGAAGTTTTTCTTACGAATTGGGTTTGGCACAAAATTTTAACTTAGAAATTCAACCAGAACCTTTCTTGATTGAAGCGGTGGATCAAATGCTCAATAAAATTGGCGAAGACGAACAAATTTCCGAAGCTTTTCTCGATTATGTAAATTATAGCCTCGACCAAAATGAGCGTGTCAACATCAACAAAACCCTACTCGATTCTGCCAAAGAATTTGTAAATGACAAGCATTATCATTGGCTCGAAGAAAATAAAGATTTCGATTGGAAAGCCTACGAAAACACTAAAAATAATATCAGAACTGAAATCCGTGAACTGAAAGAAAATTCTAAAAAAATTGCCCAGGATTCTTTAGATTTAATTAAAAATAACGGTTTGGAAATCGAAGATTTTTCACAAGGAGCAAATGGAATTGGAGGCTTTTTCAAAAAAATTATTGAATTTACTTCGGGAAAAAGAGATTTTCCTTTTCCTGTAAACGAAGAAAACTTCTTAAATAATGCTGCTAAAGGCGCTTCTGGAAAAGGCAAAAACAAAGAATCTGAAATTTTTGGAATTTTAGAAACTTTAATTGAAAATCGCAGAAAAATTATTCAAAATTATATTCTCGGAGAGAAAAAAGAGAAAATTTTGCGTGCTTTGTTGCCTTTGAAAGTTAACAAAGAAATTCAAGACCAATTGCAACTCATTGAAGATGAAAACGATTTGGTTTTGCTTTCCAAATTCAATGTTTTGATTAATGAAAACCTTCGAAACGAGCCTTCTGCATTCATTTATGAAAAAGTAGGAACACAATTTCATCATTATTTTTTCGATGAATTTCAAGATACATCAGCGTTGCAATGGATGAATTTCCTTCCGCTTCGTGACCACAATATCGCTACCGAAAATTCTAGTTTTACGTTAGTTGGCGACCCAAAACAAAGTATTTACAGATTCAGAGGTGGAAATGCAGAAATAATGCTCGACATTATCAATAAAAAAGATTTTTCGCCAATTAAAGTAGAAATAGAAACGCTTCAACAAAATTTTAGAAGCGCCAAAAACATTGTGAAATTCAACAATGAATTGTATCATTTTTACGGAAGTTACCTGAATGAAGAACACGCCAAATTATTCGGGAAAGATGCAGAACAAAGTGCTTTTTCTGGAAAAGAAGGAAGAGTGAAAGTCCATTTTTTAGAAAATGATTTGAAGGAAATTTATTACCAAGATTGCACCGAAAAAATGCAACAAGATTTGCAAGAGTGCATCAATAATGGTTTTGAACTTAGCGACATCACCATTCTTTGCCGTGGAAATAATGATATTTTCAATTTTTCTAAATTGTTGGGAAACCTAAAAGTGAATTACAAAGGCGAAGAAACGTATATAAAAACGATTTCGGAGAAAGGTTTAACACTCGAACTTTCTGGAACGCTTCGAGCTTTAATTCAGTTTTTGTATTGGGAAACTTTCCCTAAAAACAGAAGATTTTTGGTGAAAATGATGTACGAATTGGCAAAATCTGGCAGAATAACAATGCAGGATTTTTCAGTAGAAATGAAGCAGATTTTAGACATCGAAAACAAAAAAGATATTGAAACCTTCATCAAAGAAAAATATGGAGTTTCGCTGAAACAGGAAGATTTTCCGCATCTTAATTTGTACAATTTTATAGAATATTACATCCACGAATTTTCGGTGAAAGATAAAGAAACCGATTTCTTACTCAATTTTTTGGAATTGCTTTACAATTACACCCAAAATGCAGGCGCAACTTTGAAGGATTTTCTCCAATTTTGGGAAGAAGAAGGTAAAAATACGAGCATTCAAGCTTCGGAAAACATTGATGCTATTCAATTAATGACCATTCACAAAGCGAAAGGTTTAGAGTTTCCTGTGGTTTTTCTTCCGATGGAAAATGCGCATAAGGACAGTAAAATTCAGGATTGGTTTTCTTTGGAAGAAAATACCGCTTTGAAATCGGTAAATATTGGTGGTTTTGACAAGAAATTACAAACCTACGATGACCAAATTTCTGAATTTAACAAAGAAAATGCTTACAAAAATTTCATCGATAGATTGTGCCTGCAATATGTAGCCACAACCAGACCTGTAGAACAATTGTTTCTTTATGTCCAAAAACCAACTACAGATAAAAACGGAAACGAAAATCCATCAAATATTGAAATTTATGATTTCTTGAAATCTAAAAATGTAGAAAATTTAGATAGTTTTGATGTTTTTAAAATCGATGAAAATTCATTAAAAAAACAAAGTAAAAAAGAAGAAAAACAGCACATTTCTCAACAGATTACATCTCTCACTCAAAAGCACGAAAAATCTGCAAATATTACGATTGCTACACCTTCTAAAAATTATCAGGAAAGAAATGAAAAGGTGAGAAAAGGAATATTTACCCACGAAATTTTGGCAAAAATTAATGATAAAAATGACATTGAAAAAGTGTTGAAATCTTATCTTTTAGAAGGTTTAATTACCAAAACTGAAAAATCTGAAATTGCCGATAGAATTTTTGAAATAATAGAAAAATACCCCAAATATTTTACAGAAAATCAAGAAGTTTTAAGCGAAAGAGAATTGATGATTGAAGGAAAAACCTACAGACCAGATAGAATGGTGAAAATAGATAACGCTTGGTTTATCATCGATTTTAAAACCGGAAATCCATCAGAAAATCACCAAAAACAAATTGATTTGTACCAAAAAGCGATGGAAAATCTCGGCAGAAAAATTGGTGGAGCCGAATTGATTTATTTGTAA
- the groL gene encoding chaperonin GroEL (60 kDa chaperone family; promotes refolding of misfolded polypeptides especially under stressful conditions; forms two stacked rings of heptamers to form a barrel-shaped 14mer; ends can be capped by GroES; misfolded proteins enter the barrel where they are refolded when GroES binds) codes for MAKEIKFDIESRDALKRGVDALANAVKVTLGPKGRNVVIEKAFGAPHVTKDGVSVAKEIELEDKVENMGAQMVKEVASKTNDIAGDGTTTATVLAQAIVREGLKNVAAGANPMDLKRGIDKAVTAVVENLKSQSQSVGDSAEKIRQVASISANNDDTIGSLIAEAFSKVGKEGVITVEEAKGTDTTVDVVEGMQFDRGYQSAYLVTNAEKMVAELDNPYILLVEKKISSMKELLPVLEPVAQQGKSLLIISEEVEGEALATLVVNKLRGSLKIAAVKAPGFGDRRKAMLEDIAILTGGQVVSEERGFNMDNVTIEMLGRAEKVTIDKDNTTIVNGAGNEEEIKGRVNQIKAQMESTTSDYDREKLQERLAKLAGGVAVLYVGAASEVEMKEKKDRVDDALHATRAAVEEGIVAGGGVALVRAISALDNLSGANQDESTGIKIVKRAIEEPLRQIVANAGGEGSVIVAKVAEGSGDFGYNAKTDEYVNMLEAGIIDPTKVTRVALENAASVSGMLLTTECVITEVPKPEGAMPPMGGGMPGMM; via the coding sequence ATGGCAAAAGAAATTAAATTCGATATTGAATCAAGAGACGCTCTAAAAAGAGGTGTTGATGCATTAGCAAATGCAGTAAAAGTAACTTTAGGACCTAAAGGAAGAAACGTAGTGATTGAGAAAGCTTTCGGTGCTCCTCACGTAACTAAAGACGGTGTTTCTGTAGCAAAAGAAATTGAGCTAGAAGACAAAGTAGAAAACATGGGTGCTCAAATGGTAAAAGAAGTTGCTTCTAAAACTAATGACATTGCTGGTGATGGTACTACTACCGCTACAGTTTTGGCTCAGGCTATCGTAAGAGAAGGTCTTAAAAACGTAGCAGCTGGTGCTAATCCTATGGATTTAAAAAGAGGAATCGACAAAGCAGTAACTGCTGTTGTAGAAAATCTTAAATCTCAATCTCAATCTGTAGGTGATTCTGCTGAAAAAATCAGACAAGTAGCTTCCATTTCTGCAAATAATGACGATACTATCGGTTCATTAATCGCTGAAGCGTTTTCTAAAGTAGGTAAAGAAGGTGTAATTACTGTAGAAGAAGCAAAAGGTACTGATACTACTGTAGATGTAGTAGAAGGTATGCAATTCGATAGAGGTTACCAATCTGCATATTTAGTAACGAATGCTGAGAAAATGGTTGCGGAACTAGACAATCCTTATATTCTTTTGGTTGAGAAAAAAATCTCTTCTATGAAAGAATTATTGCCAGTTCTAGAACCAGTTGCTCAACAAGGAAAATCTCTTTTAATTATTTCTGAAGAAGTAGAAGGTGAAGCTTTAGCAACTTTAGTAGTAAACAAATTAAGAGGTTCTCTTAAAATTGCTGCCGTTAAAGCTCCTGGTTTCGGAGACAGAAGAAAAGCAATGCTAGAAGACATCGCTATCTTAACTGGTGGACAAGTTGTTTCTGAAGAAAGAGGTTTCAATATGGATAATGTTACTATTGAAATGTTGGGTAGAGCAGAAAAAGTAACTATCGACAAAGACAATACAACCATCGTAAACGGAGCTGGTAACGAAGAAGAAATCAAAGGTAGAGTAAACCAAATTAAAGCTCAAATGGAATCTACAACTTCGGATTACGACAGAGAAAAATTGCAAGAAAGATTGGCTAAATTAGCTGGTGGGGTTGCTGTTCTTTACGTAGGTGCTGCTTCTGAAGTAGAAATGAAAGAGAAAAAAGACAGAGTTGACGATGCACTTCACGCAACAAGAGCTGCTGTAGAAGAAGGAATTGTAGCTGGTGGTGGTGTTGCTTTAGTAAGAGCAATTTCTGCACTAGACAATCTTTCTGGAGCGAATCAAGATGAATCTACTGGTATCAAAATCGTAAAAAGAGCCATCGAAGAACCATTGAGACAAATCGTTGCAAATGCAGGTGGTGAAGGTTCTGTAATTGTAGCTAAAGTAGCAGAAGGAAGCGGAGATTTCGGTTACAATGCTAAAACTGATGAGTATGTAAATATGCTAGAAGCTGGTATTATAGACCCAACCAAAGTAACAAGAGTTGCTTTAGAAAACGCTGCTTCTGTATCAGGAATGCTATTAACTACAGAATGTGTAATCACAGAAGTTCCAAAACCTGAAGGTGCAATGCCACCAATGGGAGGAGGAATGCCAGGAATGATGTAA
- a CDS encoding co-chaperone GroES, producing MSVNFKPLADRVLVEPVQAETKTASGIIIPDTAKEKPQEGTVVAVGNGKPDEPMTVKVGDRVLYGKYAGSELKLDGKDYLIVRESDLLGILG from the coding sequence ATGTCAGTAAATTTTAAACCATTAGCAGACAGAGTTTTAGTAGAACCTGTACAAGCAGAAACTAAAACAGCTTCAGGAATCATCATTCCTGATACCGCAAAAGAAAAACCACAAGAAGGAACTGTAGTTGCTGTTGGCAACGGAAAACCAGACGAACCAATGACAGTAAAAGTTGGCGATAGAGTTCTTTACGGTAAATATGCCGGTTCAGAATTAAAACTAGACGGTAAAGATTATTTAATTGTAAGAGAAAGTGATTTATTAGGAATTCTTGGATAG
- a CDS encoding M1 family metallopeptidase, whose product MKKVLSIFVFLYAFVSTSAQNHQNNPGSNHGNKFEQLGTILPTPNSYRTASGAPGHEYWQQRADYEINAYLDEEKLNLKGSETITYYNNSPDELEYLWLQLDENDTSNTKDAGYQSSSTLAKQISSDRLKATELPVKDNGFGINLEKVTDANGNALSYVVNKTMMRIDLPKKLKKGETFKFKIDWNYNIPDRMKQGGRGGYEFFPEDGNHLFTMTQWYPRLCVYSDNQGWQNHQFTGRGEFTLTFGNFKVNMNVPADHIVASTGSGKNFSEVLTAEQFARWQKAQNTKEPIEIVTLDEAKKAEKSKSKNRKTWTFEAENVRDFAWTSSRKFIWDAMPQLIEENNNKVMCMSLYPKEAYNLYRKYSTKAVAHTIKTYSEFTIPYPYPVAQSIEASNGMEYPMICFNYGRTEKDGTYSEGIKNGMIGVIIHEVGHNFFPMIINSDERQWSWMDEGLNTFVEYLTEELWDNKFPSRRGPAHTIVNYMKLPKDQLEPIMTNSENIIHFGPNAYAKPATGLNILRETIMGRELFDKAFKTYSKRWAFRHPEPADLFRTMEDASGEDLDWFWRGWFYSTDAVDIAIDKVTVATPDFDGKPQARDFKYKVDEPEVNDFEDISKIRNKEDKKVTFKTDEDQSLRDFYWRYARGLEKVDTQKEYTIKGEAPKNLDTKERESLKNITGYQIDFSNKGGMVMPIILEFTFEDGTKLNDKIPAQIWRSDEKKVSKTYYFDKKLKSIQLDPMLETADIDTTNNLWTADKVTPESTSKFQVFKQNQENRRRGAAGGMVNPMQAAGKKN is encoded by the coding sequence ATGAAAAAAGTTCTAAGTATTTTTGTTTTTCTTTACGCTTTCGTAAGTACTTCCGCCCAAAATCATCAGAATAATCCTGGTAGCAATCATGGAAATAAATTTGAGCAACTAGGAACCATTTTACCTACGCCAAACAGTTACAGAACCGCTTCTGGAGCACCTGGTCATGAATATTGGCAACAACGTGCTGATTATGAAATCAATGCATATCTAGACGAGGAAAAACTTAACTTAAAAGGCTCAGAAACAATTACTTATTACAATAATTCGCCAGACGAATTAGAATATCTTTGGTTACAATTAGATGAGAATGACACCAGCAACACTAAAGATGCTGGTTATCAATCTTCTTCTACTCTAGCTAAACAAATTTCATCTGATAGATTAAAAGCTACTGAATTACCCGTAAAAGATAATGGTTTCGGGATTAATTTAGAAAAAGTAACAGATGCGAATGGTAATGCGCTTTCTTATGTGGTTAATAAAACCATGATGAGAATAGATTTACCTAAAAAATTAAAAAAAGGCGAAACTTTTAAATTTAAAATCGATTGGAATTATAACATTCCAGATAGAATGAAGCAAGGAGGAAGAGGCGGTTATGAATTCTTCCCAGAAGATGGCAACCACCTTTTTACCATGACGCAATGGTATCCTAGACTTTGTGTTTATTCGGACAATCAAGGTTGGCAAAATCACCAATTTACAGGTCGAGGAGAATTCACCCTTACTTTTGGAAATTTCAAAGTAAATATGAATGTTCCCGCTGATCATATTGTAGCTTCTACTGGTTCTGGAAAAAATTTCTCAGAAGTTTTAACCGCTGAACAGTTTGCAAGATGGCAAAAAGCGCAAAACACTAAAGAACCAATAGAAATCGTTACACTAGACGAAGCTAAAAAAGCAGAAAAATCTAAATCAAAAAACAGAAAAACTTGGACTTTCGAAGCAGAAAATGTAAGAGATTTCGCTTGGACTTCTTCTAGAAAATTCATTTGGGACGCAATGCCTCAATTGATTGAAGAAAATAACAATAAAGTAATGTGTATGAGTCTTTATCCTAAAGAAGCATACAATTTATACAGAAAATATTCTACTAAAGCAGTAGCTCATACAATTAAAACGTATTCAGAATTTACCATTCCTTATCCATATCCAGTAGCACAATCTATAGAAGCGTCAAACGGTATGGAATATCCTATGATTTGTTTCAACTATGGTAGAACAGAAAAAGACGGAACCTATTCAGAAGGAATTAAAAACGGAATGATCGGCGTAATTATCCACGAAGTAGGACATAATTTCTTCCCGATGATTATCAATTCAGACGAAAGACAATGGTCTTGGATGGATGAAGGCCTTAATACTTTTGTAGAATATCTTACCGAAGAACTTTGGGATAATAAATTCCCTTCAAGAAGAGGACCAGCTCACACCATTGTGAACTACATGAAATTGCCAAAAGACCAATTAGAGCCTATCATGACCAATTCTGAGAACATTATTCATTTCGGTCCGAATGCTTACGCAAAACCTGCAACAGGTCTTAATATTTTGAGAGAAACCATCATGGGAAGAGAACTTTTTGACAAAGCTTTCAAAACATATTCTAAAAGATGGGCGTTCAGACATCCTGAACCTGCAGATTTATTCAGAACGATGGAAGATGCTTCTGGAGAAGATTTAGATTGGTTCTGGAGAGGATGGTTCTACAGCACAGATGCAGTAGATATCGCCATAGACAAAGTTACTGTGGCAACTCCAGATTTTGACGGAAAACCACAAGCTAGAGATTTTAAATATAAAGTAGACGAACCAGAAGTAAATGACTTCGAAGATATTTCTAAAATCAGAAATAAAGAAGATAAGAAAGTTACTTTCAAAACTGATGAAGACCAATCTTTAAGAGATTTTTATTGGAGATACGCAAGAGGTTTAGAAAAAGTAGACACTCAAAAAGAATACACCATAAAAGGTGAAGCTCCGAAAAATCTTGACACCAAAGAAAGAGAAAGTCTAAAAAATATCACAGGCTACCAAATTGACTTCTCTAACAAAGGAGGAATGGTAATGCCAATTATTTTAGAATTCACTTTCGAAGATGGAACTAAATTAAACGACAAAATCCCAGCGCAAATCTGGAGATCAGACGAGAAAAAAGTTTCAAAAACATACTATTTTGACAAAAAATTAAAGTCAATTCAATTAGACCCAATGTTAGAAACTGCCGATATTGATACAACTAATAACCTATGGACAGCTGATAAAGTTACACCAGAAAGCACTTCTAAATTCCAAGTGTTCAAACAGAACCAAGAAAACAGAAGAAGAGGAGCTGCTGGTGGAATGGTAAACCCAATGCAAGCCGCAGGAAAGAAAAATTAA
- a CDS encoding HupE/UreJ family protein — MQDFLFYLQLGWEHIISKDALDHQLFILALIAIFSFRDWKKVLILVTAFTIGHSLTLVLSALDVFRFPSDWVEFLIPCTIVFTALDNIIFSKNEKKLIQLNYYLALLFGLIHGMGFANSVRMMLASEQDITLPLFGFNVGLELGQIVVVAIALFIHYIFSEVLKLSNKIWIYIISVPIFIFALKMALERIP, encoded by the coding sequence ATGCAAGATTTTTTATTTTATTTACAATTAGGTTGGGAACACATCATCTCAAAAGACGCTCTAGATCATCAATTATTCATTTTGGCACTTATTGCTATTTTCAGTTTTAGAGATTGGAAAAAAGTTTTAATTCTAGTAACTGCATTTACGATTGGACATTCTTTAACATTGGTTTTAAGCGCATTAGATGTGTTCAGATTTCCTTCTGATTGGGTAGAATTTTTAATTCCTTGCACTATTGTTTTCACTGCTTTAGACAACATTATTTTTTCTAAAAACGAGAAAAAACTCATTCAACTCAATTATTATTTGGCTTTATTATTCGGCTTAATTCATGGAATGGGATTTGCGAATTCTGTAAGAATGATGCTCGCAAGTGAACAAGACATTACTTTACCTTTATTTGGATTTAACGTGGGACTTGAACTAGGGCAAATTGTAGTCGTAGCCATCGCACTATTCATACATTATATTTTCTCGGAAGTTCTGAAACTTTCTAATAAAATTTGGATTTACATTATATCTGTTCCTATCTTCATTTTTGCACTAAAAATGGCTTTAGAAAGGATTCCTTAA